The proteins below come from a single Aegilops tauschii subsp. strangulata cultivar AL8/78 chromosome 6, Aet v6.0, whole genome shotgun sequence genomic window:
- the LOC109735796 gene encoding protein SAR DEFICIENT 1, whose amino-acid sequence MSVRRPRGEEDDEQGSGGDDHQQRHGARRIRPATPVSFRSVVRRAVTADTIQQIVFGLEPVIRRVVREEIQNIFYQHDHLPYRSLPLPIQQVDVPPRLKLSFAKKLMLPIFTNNKLVDAAKNAIEIWLIDTRTNHRITETNTNQGSSTMKLEVLVLDGDFRCEDDMVWTNDQFNAAIVKAREGRRPLLVGSTLNVAMNNQGVAVIEDVAFTDNSSWIRSRRFRIGVRVMATSYYGPRIQEALSESFTVKDHRGELYKKHYPPTLTDNIWRLKNIGKDGPIDKRLESEGIKNVQDFLKLHTIDPDKLQNLVGMSDRQWRTTLNHAKTCSMGGKCYVFKSEGCDVIFSPIGEILAARIGDQTCSLQQLHQEHKTQVNQLASMAYEQWDQLEEVVANEMTLAAYEGLTSFPEEKPSSSCTPASNESMISSGSQNAEYLDRMGSRTATSSVVMVTNSNNSLDSALAIPTSDAIYWIPSLAVDDDRFTWNNSTNLGCWDQVD is encoded by the exons ATGTCTGTGCGAAGGCCGCGGGGCGAGGAAGATGACGAGCAGGGCAGCGGAGGGGACGATCATCAGCAACGGCACGGTGCGAGGCGGATTCGGCCGGCCACCCCAGTCTCCTTCAGATC CGTCGTGAGAAGAGCCGTCACAGCAGACACTATCCAACAAATTGTGTTTGGTTTGGAACCGGTTATTCGTAGGGTG GTACGGGAGGAAATTCAGAACATCTTTTATCAGCATGATCACTTACCATACAG GTCTCTTCCTTTACCCATCCAACAAGTCGATGTCCCGCCTAGGTTGAAGCTTTCCTTTGCAAAGAAGCTCATGCTACCGATCTTCACCAACAACAAGCTTGTTGATGCCGCAAAGAACGCCATTGAAATCTGGCTTATAGACACTAGAACCAACCATCGTATCACAGAAACAAACACTAACCAAGGCTCTTCAACAATGAAGCTAGAGGTACTTGTCCTAGATGGCGATTTCAGATGTGAAGACGACATGGTGTGGACAAATGATCAGTTCAACGCTGCAATCGTGAAGGCCAGAGAGGGTAGGAGACCACTGCTTGTGGGTAGTACACTCAATGTAGCAATGAACAATCAAGGAGTGGCTGTGATAGAGGATGTGGCTTTCACTGACAATTCAAGTTGGATAAGGAGTAGGAGGTTCCGAATTGGTGTGCGCGTCATGGCAACTAGCTATTATGGGCCAAGGATTCAAGAGGCATTGAGTGAAAGCTTCACAGTGAAAGATCATCGAGGCGAAT TGTACAAGAAGCATTACCCTCCAACCCTTACTGACAATATATGGAGACTCAAAAACATTGGAAAAGATGGGCCAATTGATAAGAGACTAGAGTCTGAGGGGATCAAAAACGTCCAGGACTTCTTGAAACTTCACACCATAGATCCTGATAAGCTACAAAAC CTCGTTGGCATGTCAGATCGACAATGGAGGACAACACTCAATCATGCAAAAACGTGTAGTATGGGAGGGAAATGCTATGTTTTCAAATCTGAAGGGTGTGATGTTATATTCAGCCCCATAGGAGAGATTTTGGCAGCCAGAATTGGAGACCAGACATGCTCTTTGCAACAACTACACCAGGAACATAAG ACCCAAGTGAATCAATTGGCCTCCATGGCATATGAGCAATGGGATCAATTGGAGGAAGTGGTGGCAAATGAGATGACACTTGCTGCATATGAAGGTTTGACGTCATTTCCTGAGGAAAAGCCTAGTTCGTCATGCACACCGGCGAGTAATGAAAGCATGATCAGCTCAGGGTCTCAAAATGCCGAGTATCTAGACAGGATGGGTTCTAGGACAGCAACCTCTAGTGTTGTGATGGTCACTAATAGCAATAACTCCTTAGATTCTGCATTGGCTATTCCAACAAGTGATGCTATTTACTGGATTCCAAGCTTAGCCGTAGATGATGACCGCTTCACGTGGAACAACTCTACAAACCTCGGTTGTTGGGATCAAGTTGATTAA